One genomic window of Candidatus Kuenenia stuttgartiensis includes the following:
- a CDS encoding methyltransferase family protein — translation MVPAGIVKGTAVAAFKLYRPRVRESKTQNTVILWGKSLLNAFLFIAVFMVVLPCAAQRIITVKAPIPPAIGMWGGGLLVCAGMVMWIHCLWVFSHKGRGTPLMLDAPKNLVTDGFFRIMRNPIMLAELMIIWGEVLFFANLGILIYAIVISIIAHILVVYFEEPELKGRFGKQYEEYCRQVPRWLPGIKSKQRRE, via the coding sequence ATGGTACCGGCGGGAATCGTGAAAGGAACGGCGGTGGCGGCATTTAAATTGTATCGGCCAAGGGTACGGGAAAGCAAGACACAGAATACGGTGATATTGTGGGGGAAATCGCTGTTGAATGCCTTCTTGTTCATTGCAGTATTCATGGTTGTTTTGCCATGTGCGGCGCAGCGTATAATTACGGTAAAGGCGCCGATTCCTCCGGCAATTGGCATGTGGGGCGGAGGGCTTCTTGTATGTGCCGGTATGGTTATGTGGATACACTGTCTTTGGGTTTTCAGCCATAAAGGCAGGGGGACTCCTCTCATGTTGGATGCGCCGAAAAATCTTGTTACCGATGGGTTTTTCCGTATTATGCGCAATCCGATTATGTTGGCGGAACTCATGATAATCTGGGGAGAAGTTCTCTTCTTTGCTAATCTGGGTATACTTATTTATGCGATTGTGATTAGTATAATAGCGCATATATTGGTTGTTTATTTTGAAGAGCCTGAGCTGAAAGGACGTTTTGGCAAGCAATACGAAGAGTATTGCCGGCAGGTTCCAAGATGGCTTCCCGGAATTAAAAGTAAACAAAGAAGAGAATAA
- a CDS encoding IS4-like element ISCku3 family transposase has product MMREDWDLLRTFFPNDWKSLAVDTNALKGLRKDKSEEKLLRTLLIHLGCGYSLRETVVLAKRANLADLSDVALLKRLKKSKEWLYKLCLSLFRERGLQINKRNNFHLRLFDATTVKEPGKTGSLWRIHYSIEVPSLSCDFFKLTGTEGEGTGESFRQFPMKKDDYIIADRGYCTGQGIHHATRKGAYLSVRVNSQSLRIFGEEKKPFPLLKEIQYLKRPLAIKSWNVFIPNVDNTEYVKGRLCIIRKTEEAIKIAHKKLKRHASKKGIELKPETLIYAKYVIVFTTFPENQFTAFDILEWYRVRWQIELVFKRFKQIAQFGHLPKYDDDSSKAWLYGKLFVALLTEKLIDFATSFSPWGYFIVKQED; this is encoded by the coding sequence ATGATGAGAGAAGATTGGGATCTTCTAAGAACTTTCTTCCCAAACGATTGGAAAAGTTTAGCCGTTGATACAAATGCTTTAAAAGGCTTGCGCAAGGATAAATCTGAAGAAAAGCTTCTTCGAACATTATTAATTCATTTAGGATGTGGCTATTCATTGCGTGAAACAGTAGTTCTAGCCAAGCGTGCTAACTTAGCAGATTTATCCGATGTTGCCTTATTAAAGCGATTAAAAAAGAGCAAAGAATGGCTATATAAATTATGTTTATCTTTATTCCGTGAGCGTGGCCTCCAAATTAATAAACGGAATAATTTTCATCTTCGCTTATTTGATGCAACAACAGTAAAGGAACCTGGGAAAACAGGAAGTCTTTGGCGCATTCATTATAGTATTGAGGTTCCTTCATTATCTTGCGATTTCTTTAAACTTACGGGAACTGAAGGAGAAGGCACAGGAGAATCTTTTCGGCAGTTTCCGATGAAAAAAGATGATTATATTATAGCTGACAGAGGTTACTGTACTGGCCAAGGAATTCATCATGCAACAAGGAAAGGCGCTTATCTTAGCGTTAGAGTTAATTCGCAATCTCTACGGATATTCGGCGAAGAAAAGAAACCCTTTCCTTTATTGAAAGAAATCCAATATTTAAAAAGACCCCTTGCTATAAAATCATGGAACGTTTTTATTCCAAACGTTGATAATACTGAATATGTCAAAGGTCGTCTTTGTATAATACGCAAAACAGAAGAAGCCATTAAAATAGCTCATAAAAAACTTAAAAGACATGCAAGCAAAAAGGGCATTGAACTAAAACCGGAGACCCTTATTTATGCCAAGTACGTAATAGTATTCACAACGTTTCCTGAAAATCAATTTACCGCTTTTGATATCTTAGAATGGTATCGAGTTCGATGGCAAATTGAACTGGTCTTTAAAAGATTTAAACAAATAGCACAATTTGGACACTTACCTAAATACGATGATGATAGCTCAAAAGCTTGGCTTTATGGCAAACTATTCGTTGCTCTTTTGACAGAAAAACTAATAGATTTTGCTACGTCTTTTTCCCCCTGGGGATACTTCATTGTCAAGCAAGAAGACTAA
- the obgE gene encoding GTPase ObgE: MFVDEAVIYVKGGDGGNGCVSFRREKYVPHGGPNGGDGGKGGDIILLASEKIETLLDITSRVKHIADNGIHGKGSNKNGKDGKDIVLLLPRGTLIKDKESDRILKDMSTAGESIVIARGGKGGRGNKHFATATNRVPREAEDGQPGEARWLILELKLFADAGLIGMPNAGKSTLLSRISKARPKIADYPFTTLQPQLGVVEIENFRRFIVADIPGLIEGAHKGIGLGDEFLRHIERTKVLVHMLDASVFPEKDPLEAYRIIRNELKQYNPKLTEKTEIVVANKMDLLDEETGAACIKKLEENISHPVCPVSTITGKNLSSLIYLLSKTLQKDTA, from the coding sequence GTGTTTGTAGATGAAGCCGTTATTTATGTAAAAGGCGGGGATGGGGGAAACGGCTGCGTCAGTTTCCGCAGGGAAAAATATGTTCCACATGGCGGCCCAAACGGAGGCGATGGCGGGAAAGGGGGTGATATTATCTTGTTGGCAAGCGAAAAGATAGAAACCCTTTTAGACATTACCTCCAGAGTCAAACACATTGCAGATAATGGCATCCACGGAAAAGGATCGAACAAAAACGGCAAGGACGGAAAAGATATCGTCCTCTTATTGCCGCGAGGCACCTTAATAAAAGACAAAGAGAGCGACCGTATCCTGAAGGACATGAGCACTGCCGGAGAAAGCATAGTCATCGCCAGAGGCGGAAAGGGCGGTAGGGGGAACAAGCATTTTGCCACCGCAACGAACCGCGTCCCCCGTGAGGCAGAAGATGGGCAGCCCGGCGAGGCACGATGGCTGATTTTAGAGCTAAAACTTTTTGCGGACGCCGGTCTTATTGGTATGCCAAACGCGGGAAAATCTACATTGCTCTCCCGTATTTCCAAGGCAAGGCCCAAAATAGCAGATTATCCCTTTACCACATTACAGCCACAACTGGGTGTTGTAGAAATAGAAAACTTCCGGCGCTTTATCGTCGCAGATATCCCCGGCCTCATAGAAGGCGCACATAAAGGCATAGGGCTTGGAGACGAATTTTTACGGCATATTGAAAGAACAAAGGTGCTGGTACACATGCTGGACGCCTCTGTTTTCCCGGAAAAAGACCCGTTAGAGGCATACCGTATCATCCGTAATGAATTAAAACAGTACAATCCAAAACTCACGGAAAAAACCGAAATTGTTGTTGCGAATAAAATGGACCTCCTTGACGAAGAAACTGGCGCTGCATGCATTAAAAAGCTTGAAGAAAATATTTCCCACCCTGTCTGCCCCGTCTCAACAATAACTGGAAAAAATTTGAGTAGCCTGATTTATTTGTTGTCCAAAACATTACAAAAAGACACTGCTTAA
- a CDS encoding DUF1566 domain-containing protein → MKRTYISTDGKDMKRSHALYSGSLALLIILVLIAIVPANSIVSAAMETYAIKSTGSVVTAIFLRNTPENGLSPEKIQSVLKEKGLFDSRRNPLGKGITHAYEIQKAGKVVHDRVVHIIWQQSGSQKKMNYAGAKHYISKLNSDQFAGYNDWRLPTTEEAMSLMQSVKKKCGLNIDEVFDPLQERAWTSDIRKEGTAWVVRFDSGYCDYTYTDANIKYHVRAVR, encoded by the coding sequence TTGAAAAGAACCTATATAAGCACAGACGGAAAAGATATGAAAAGAAGCCATGCTCTTTATTCAGGCAGTCTTGCCTTACTAATCATTCTTGTGTTAATTGCAATAGTACCTGCTAATAGCATTGTGTCTGCGGCAATGGAGACTTATGCTATTAAATCAACGGGCAGTGTAGTTACGGCAATATTCCTTCGCAATACCCCGGAAAATGGCTTATCACCGGAAAAGATACAATCCGTATTGAAAGAAAAAGGACTATTTGATTCGCGAAGAAATCCTTTAGGAAAAGGAATTACCCACGCGTATGAAATACAAAAAGCGGGAAAAGTTGTGCATGACCGGGTTGTTCATATTATATGGCAGCAATCCGGTTCACAAAAAAAAATGAATTACGCAGGGGCAAAACACTATATTTCTAAACTAAACAGTGACCAATTTGCGGGTTATAACGACTGGCGTTTGCCAACCACCGAGGAAGCCATGTCGCTAATGCAATCAGTAAAGAAAAAGTGCGGATTAAACATCGATGAGGTATTTGATCCCCTCCAGGAAAGAGCCTGGACTTCAGATATAAGAAAAGAAGGGACGGCATGGGTTGTCAGGTTTGATTCGGGATATTGCGACTACACCTATACAGATGCCAACATCAAATACCACGTTCGCGCCGTAAGGTAG
- a CDS encoding CARDB domain-containing protein, with amino-acid sequence MKINHLRKMFLVVPLFILWAVIGSNSWGSGIKHDPDEKGKHYHGHINDEPGPRHYETIHSEKEKPKPKPKPEPKSDMLITSMAYPTGNKDCCSVIYMEKIAPRTGAVGVPYEYVIKVTNLIDSKIDDVEVIHSLPGNFNITGSDPDMLKSINDSMKEGIAVWELGTLQPHETKIIRLAGTPTKEGKMPFCTDLEYQLPDICLEPEILQPKLLLSKKAPESVLLCDTIPLTFVVQNSGTGMARDVQIKESLPDGLTTQDGHASVIMKIGTLAPGESRTATLNVTAERIGEYHNIATAVADGGLSIESNKTSTVVLQPKLEIVNTGPDNIYLGRNITYDISVSNIGNGPASATVVTDTILANATFLNATNGGAMSAGGVKWNLGTLQPNDSKKLSITVQPNGIGTVENKATAEAVCAEAVFATVTTDVAGISAILLEVVDVHDPIEVGHDEIYIITVTNQGTDHSRNIRITCTLEDSMEYISSGGATSGTIDGEGRTVTFSPLPSLAPKATATWKVEVKALSDGDARFKVNMTDDRLTRPVEETEATHFYE; translated from the coding sequence TTGAAAATTAACCATTTAAGAAAGATGTTCTTGGTTGTACCGCTTTTTATATTGTGGGCTGTTATTGGAAGCAATTCATGGGGAAGTGGTATTAAACACGATCCTGACGAAAAAGGAAAACATTACCACGGTCATATTAACGATGAACCAGGTCCCAGGCATTATGAAACGATACATAGCGAAAAAGAAAAACCCAAACCCAAACCCAAACCTGAGCCTAAATCTGACATGTTAATAACCTCTATGGCATACCCAACAGGCAATAAGGACTGTTGCAGCGTTATTTATATGGAAAAAATAGCACCCAGGACAGGCGCAGTGGGCGTTCCTTATGAATATGTTATAAAAGTAACAAACCTTATTGACAGCAAGATTGATGATGTAGAGGTTATTCATAGCCTGCCAGGCAATTTTAACATAACAGGGTCAGACCCTGATATGTTAAAAAGTATAAACGACAGCATGAAAGAAGGTATTGCTGTATGGGAACTAGGCACACTGCAGCCTCATGAAACTAAAATTATCCGGTTAGCAGGTACCCCTACCAAAGAGGGTAAGATGCCGTTTTGTACCGACCTTGAATATCAATTGCCGGATATTTGCCTCGAACCGGAAATATTGCAGCCAAAGTTGTTGCTTTCCAAAAAGGCTCCGGAATCTGTATTGCTTTGCGATACCATACCATTGACTTTTGTAGTACAGAACAGCGGAACGGGAATGGCCAGGGATGTTCAGATAAAAGAATCATTGCCTGACGGATTAACTACCCAGGACGGACATGCCAGTGTGATCATGAAGATCGGCACCCTTGCGCCTGGAGAGTCGAGAACGGCGACACTAAATGTTACAGCAGAAAGAATTGGTGAATATCATAACATTGCAACAGCAGTTGCGGATGGCGGATTAAGCATTGAGTCAAACAAAACAAGCACGGTTGTATTACAGCCCAAGTTGGAGATTGTAAACACAGGACCTGACAACATCTATCTTGGACGTAACATTACCTATGATATATCGGTAAGTAACATAGGAAATGGTCCGGCATCGGCAACAGTAGTAACAGATACCATCCTTGCGAATGCTACATTTTTGAATGCGACCAATGGCGGAGCAATGTCGGCAGGTGGTGTAAAATGGAATCTGGGTACTTTACAGCCAAACGATTCAAAAAAATTAAGTATTACCGTACAGCCAAATGGTATTGGTACCGTTGAGAACAAGGCTACTGCCGAGGCGGTATGTGCAGAAGCGGTATTTGCAACCGTAACTACAGATGTTGCTGGTATTTCCGCTATATTGCTTGAGGTTGTTGACGTACATGATCCAATTGAGGTGGGACATGATGAGATATACATTATTACCGTTACCAACCAGGGAACTGACCACAGCAGAAATATCAGGATAACCTGTACACTGGAAGATAGTATGGAATATATATCCTCCGGCGGTGCAACTAGCGGGACAATCGATGGTGAAGGCAGGACTGTAACATTTAGTCCATTGCCAAGCCTGGCTCCAAAAGCAACGGCAACATGGAAGGTTGAAGTAAAGGCCTTGAGCGACGGCGACGCGAGGTTTAAAGTTAATATGACCGATGATCGTTTGACAAGGCCGGTAGAAGAAACCGAGGCCACCCATTTCTATGAATAA
- a CDS encoding DUF11 domain-containing protein gives MNKFKRAVFLLYILFATLPFLYGCSYTNRYFSNEKEVVSARGYDETQAASEKKSSVKKETKSEAAAEYKRLHMSDKQHGLVLIDKNLPSEPQVGQLFDYVITITNVSGQKLMDVKVIETLSNNFEMKNATPKADITKENVIQWNMGELSPDENKSFRVFGIPVKEGSISFCTDVTYNLPPFCSIANAVQPKLLLTKNAPPAVLICDVIPFTFVVQNSGTGYAKNVEIKESLPEGLKTHDGLSNVVLKIGTLAPGESRTVTLDVTADKTGEYRNVATVVADTGLSAESNKTTTVVQKPELQITKKGPGKIYIGRDITYDIAVKNVGDGNAGTTVVEDTIPANATFLNASSGGVLSDGSVVWNLGTLYSKDTRKLSITLRPNGLGSVLNRATAEAVCADAVSVTAATDVLGIAAILLEVVDVHDPVEVGEDETYIITVTNQGSSHSKNVKMSCTLEDEMEYVSSSGATGGSLSDDGKVFSFDPLPSLAPKAKATWKVVVKALSEGDVRFKVSMQDDRLDRPVEETEATTFYK, from the coding sequence ATGAATAAATTTAAAAGAGCCGTATTTTTGCTTTATATTCTTTTCGCAACTTTACCATTTTTATACGGGTGTAGTTATACAAACAGGTATTTTTCGAATGAGAAGGAAGTTGTTTCCGCGCGAGGATACGATGAAACCCAGGCAGCATCGGAAAAAAAATCTTCCGTAAAAAAAGAAACAAAATCGGAAGCCGCAGCCGAATATAAAAGACTTCATATGTCGGATAAACAGCATGGGCTTGTTCTTATCGATAAAAACCTTCCTTCGGAACCTCAGGTAGGGCAATTATTCGACTATGTTATCACGATAACCAATGTTTCAGGCCAGAAGCTGATGGATGTAAAGGTAATCGAAACGCTTTCAAATAATTTTGAAATGAAAAACGCCACTCCAAAAGCTGATATAACAAAGGAAAATGTTATACAATGGAACATGGGAGAATTGTCTCCGGATGAAAACAAATCATTTCGGGTATTTGGTATTCCGGTGAAAGAGGGATCCATATCTTTCTGTACGGATGTCACCTATAATCTGCCTCCATTCTGTTCCATTGCAAATGCAGTACAGCCAAAGTTGCTGCTTACCAAAAATGCGCCACCGGCGGTATTGATTTGTGATGTGATACCTTTTACGTTTGTTGTGCAGAATTCAGGAACCGGATATGCCAAAAATGTCGAGATAAAAGAATCTTTGCCTGAAGGTCTCAAAACGCACGATGGGCTTTCCAATGTTGTATTGAAAATTGGTACTCTTGCTCCAGGTGAATCAAGGACGGTTACATTGGACGTAACCGCCGATAAAACAGGAGAGTACCGTAACGTTGCAACGGTAGTTGCCGACACTGGATTAAGCGCTGAATCTAACAAAACAACCACTGTTGTGCAAAAACCGGAATTGCAGATTACAAAGAAAGGGCCTGGCAAGATATACATCGGACGTGATATAACATACGACATAGCAGTGAAAAATGTAGGAGATGGTAATGCCGGAACAACGGTAGTGGAGGATACAATACCCGCAAATGCAACATTTTTAAACGCAAGTTCCGGCGGTGTACTGTCTGACGGCTCTGTCGTTTGGAACCTGGGTACATTGTATTCAAAAGATACGAGAAAGCTAAGTATTACCTTGCGTCCTAACGGACTTGGGTCTGTATTAAACAGGGCCACTGCCGAGGCAGTCTGTGCGGATGCCGTATCGGTAACAGCAGCGACTGATGTCTTAGGTATTGCTGCTATATTGCTGGAAGTAGTTGATGTACATGACCCGGTTGAGGTTGGGGAGGACGAAACTTATATTATTACGGTAACGAACCAGGGATCTTCCCATAGCAAGAATGTTAAAATGTCATGTACGCTTGAGGACGAGATGGAGTATGTGTCATCATCGGGCGCAACCGGTGGTAGTCTTTCAGATGATGGCAAGGTTTTCAGCTTTGATCCGCTACCAAGTTTGGCTCCAAAGGCAAAGGCAACATGGAAGGTTGTTGTAAAAGCACTAAGCGAAGGGGATGTACGGTTTAAAGTTTCGATGCAGGATGATCGCCTTGACAGGCCAGTAGAAGAAACAGAGGCCACTACTTTCTATAAATAA
- a CDS encoding pyridoxal phosphate-dependent aminotransferase, translating into MRRGIEHEGWRHLTYEIRAIVAVANELKKLGVEITWENIGDPVQKGEKIPQWIKDIVIQLVSEDKTYGYVATQGVPETRKFLADLVNKRGGYQISPDDIIFFNGLGDAVSTIFSLLKREARVIGPSPAYSTHSSAEAAHSGYDHLTYDLDPENNWLPDLNDIENKIKYNDSIAGMLIINPDNPTGSVYPRSFLEKIVEIAKRYELFLICDEIYANIVYNGAETANLSEIIGGVPGMAMRGISKEFPWPGSRCGWIEVFNQESNPEFKNYIKSLINAKMLEVCSTSLPQYAIPLIMGNPNYPAHLKMRREKYEYRAYEACEIFSKVDGIRVVKPQGAFYMSIVFKDGVLNAQQTLPIENIAVKKYILDKVSGVEVDKRFVYYLLGATGICVVPLTGFCCTRKGFRITLLEADDEKRKWTWNTIAENINKYVTPCN; encoded by the coding sequence ATGCGCAGAGGCATTGAACATGAAGGTTGGAGACATCTTACATATGAAATTAGAGCTATCGTAGCGGTAGCAAATGAATTAAAAAAATTAGGCGTTGAAATAACCTGGGAGAACATAGGGGATCCTGTTCAAAAAGGAGAGAAAATCCCTCAATGGATAAAAGACATTGTTATTCAATTGGTATCAGAAGATAAGACATATGGATACGTAGCAACACAGGGCGTTCCGGAAACGAGAAAATTCCTTGCCGATCTGGTAAACAAACGCGGCGGGTATCAAATTTCGCCGGACGATATTATCTTTTTCAACGGATTAGGCGATGCCGTTTCCACCATCTTCAGTCTTTTGAAGAGGGAAGCACGTGTAATTGGACCTTCGCCTGCATATTCCACACACTCATCAGCAGAGGCAGCCCACTCCGGGTATGATCACCTTACGTATGATCTTGACCCTGAAAACAATTGGCTGCCGGATCTTAATGATATTGAAAATAAAATAAAGTATAACGATTCCATTGCCGGCATGCTTATCATCAATCCCGACAATCCTACAGGATCGGTATACCCGCGCTCCTTCCTTGAAAAGATTGTTGAAATCGCAAAAAGGTATGAGTTGTTTCTCATCTGTGACGAAATATATGCAAATATCGTTTATAACGGCGCGGAAACGGCAAATCTCAGCGAAATAATCGGCGGAGTGCCCGGCATGGCAATGCGCGGCATTTCCAAAGAATTTCCATGGCCTGGTTCCAGGTGCGGATGGATTGAGGTATTCAACCAGGAATCAAATCCGGAATTCAAGAACTATATCAAAAGTTTAATTAACGCAAAAATGCTTGAAGTATGTTCCACCAGCCTGCCCCAATATGCTATTCCGCTGATAATGGGTAATCCCAATTATCCGGCACATCTGAAAATGCGTAGGGAGAAGTATGAATACCGTGCGTATGAGGCATGCGAAATCTTTTCAAAGGTAGATGGCATACGAGTGGTAAAACCCCAGGGGGCATTCTATATGTCCATCGTATTTAAGGATGGTGTTTTAAATGCCCAACAAACCCTGCCGATCGAAAACATTGCTGTTAAAAAATACATCCTGGATAAGGTAAGTGGTGTGGAGGTAGATAAAAGGTTTGTTTATTATCTTCTCGGGGCAACGGGGATATGTGTTGTGCCATTAACAGGCTTTTGCTGCACAAGGAAGGGATTCCGCATCACGCTACTGGAAGCCGATGATGAAAAACGAAAATGGACGTGGAATACTATTGCTGAAAATATAAATAAATATGTAACCCCCTGCAATTGA
- a CDS encoding class I SAM-dependent methyltransferase, whose amino-acid sequence MTKRKDHWERVYSDKSPFEVSWYQNEPSVSLRLIENCQLEKNEPVIDVGGGASVLVDRLLEKGYTRLAALDISSKALDFARNRLGNKAQYVEWFETDITEFSSRRQFSLWHDRAVFHFLTDPGDREKYVEILGKTLRPGGYCIIAAFAVGGPMKCSGLNVVQYNAEKISDAFGGQFELIGETGETHITPAKKEQLFSYFSLLRK is encoded by the coding sequence ATGACAAAGAGAAAAGATCACTGGGAACGGGTGTATTCGGATAAATCGCCTTTTGAGGTTAGTTGGTATCAAAATGAACCATCCGTTTCCTTGCGCTTGATTGAAAATTGCCAGTTGGAAAAAAATGAACCCGTTATCGACGTGGGAGGCGGTGCGTCTGTATTGGTAGACCGTCTTTTAGAGAAAGGATACACGCGGCTGGCGGCGCTGGATATCTCATCAAAAGCACTTGATTTCGCCAGGAACAGATTAGGGAATAAAGCGCAATATGTCGAATGGTTTGAAACCGACATAACAGAGTTTTCTTCTCGCCGGCAATTTTCGCTGTGGCACGACCGGGCTGTTTTTCATTTTCTGACAGATCCGGGAGACCGGGAAAAATATGTTGAGATTTTAGGAAAAACGTTGAGGCCTGGTGGATATTGTATTATTGCCGCTTTTGCGGTTGGCGGCCCAATGAAGTGCAGCGGCCTGAACGTTGTCCAATACAACGCGGAGAAAATTTCAGATGCATTCGGCGGTCAATTCGAACTTATCGGGGAAACGGGAGAAACACATATTACCCCTGCCAAAAAAGAACAACTGTTTTCCTATTTCAGCCTGTTGCGAAAGTGA
- a CDS encoding N-acetylglucosamine kinase codes for MKSCVLGIDGGGTKTTCLLSDDTGKIIGQGRGGPANPNLVNNDDIRAAMQESISGAIHSSSVPEFRIEALCAGIAGGVEEETRHTMRKVICQVTDRYGADSRYKHLFAGDMQIEVYTDAIISLVAGAGNRHGIVVISGTGSIVYGERFDGKTARAGGWGNFLDNEGSGYEIGKMALRAIMRAYDGRDRQTHLAEYILKELHFSTPAEMAAHILKKPPEYAGVAGIAKLAHKAAKSGDTVALHILTNAAVELCHGVLAVAKALSFTKENFPLVLAGGVLRNSDFVEKPLVHKVRQSAPGAMPHKR; via the coding sequence ATGAAAAGTTGTGTACTGGGAATTGATGGCGGGGGTACAAAAACCACTTGCCTCCTTTCTGATGATACAGGAAAGATAATCGGGCAGGGAAGGGGGGGCCCTGCGAATCCCAATCTGGTTAATAATGACGATATAAGAGCCGCAATGCAGGAGTCCATTTCCGGTGCCATCCACTCTTCGTCCGTTCCCGAATTCAGGATAGAGGCCTTGTGTGCAGGCATAGCCGGGGGTGTAGAGGAAGAGACAAGGCATACAATGAGAAAGGTAATTTGTCAGGTAACAGACCGTTATGGTGCGGATTCACGGTATAAACATTTATTTGCCGGAGATATGCAGATTGAGGTGTATACGGATGCAATTATTTCTCTTGTTGCCGGGGCTGGCAATCGGCATGGAATTGTTGTAATTTCCGGCACTGGTTCCATCGTGTATGGAGAACGTTTTGACGGGAAAACGGCAAGGGCAGGGGGTTGGGGCAATTTTCTGGATAATGAAGGGAGCGGTTACGAAATAGGGAAGATGGCTCTGCGGGCAATCATGAGGGCATACGACGGAAGGGATCGCCAAACCCATCTTGCGGAATATATCCTTAAGGAATTACACTTTAGCACGCCAGCGGAAATGGCAGCGCATATTTTGAAAAAACCTCCGGAATACGCCGGTGTTGCCGGTATTGCAAAACTGGCACATAAGGCGGCAAAATCGGGCGATACCGTTGCACTGCATATTTTAACAAATGCGGCCGTTGAACTATGCCACGGAGTACTGGCGGTGGCAAAAGCACTTTCTTTTACGAAAGAAAATTTTCCACTGGTACTAGCGGGTGGTGTATTGCGCAATAGCGATTTTGTAGAAAAGCCCCTTGTGCATAAAGTAAGGCAGTCTGCGCCTGGGGCAATGCCGCATAAGCGCTAA